The Candidatus Saccharimonadia bacterium genomic interval ATTGTTTTGACTTTGCTCGCTGGGCGTAGTATGAATAGAGCCAAGCAAGAGTGAAACCAAGACCAAAGGATATTTGGGTGGCAGATATTACGGAAAAACAACTCAAGACGCTCAAAAAGCTCATCGAATCGGCTGAAACCAATTTGGCCGGCGCGAAAGAGCTCCTCACGAGCCTCATTGGCTCCGACGAAACCGTTTCGGTAGCCGAAGCCAAAAGCAGCACGGGCAGCACCGGCAAGGTCATCGAGGGCGGCTTCGACGGCCAGCACATGATCGGTCCCGACGGCAAATCCTACCCAGTGCCAGCCAACTATGCCAGCAAATCCAAGCTCGTTCAGGGCGACCAACTCAAACTCATCATCGGCGATGACGGCACGTTCATCTACAAGCAGATCGGCCCCGTAGAGCGCAAAAAACTCATTGGCACCCTCAATCTCAAAGATGGTGCTTACTTCGTAGAAGCGCGCGGTCAGGAATACCATGTGCTATTTGCCAGCGTCACGTATTTCAAGGCCCAGCCCGGCGACCAGGTCACCATGGTGATCCCCGAAGAAGGCGAAGCCGAATGGGCCGCTATCGAGGCCGTAATTGGCTAAACCGTCCGCTTCGCTCTATTTCATCACCGGCAACGCCGGCAAATTTCGCGAAATCCAGGCAGTAATCCCCGAAATCCAGCAGCTCAAGCTCGACCTCGACGAGATCCAGAGCCTCGATCCGCAAGTCGTGATCGAGCACAAGCTCACCCAAGCCGCCGCTCACCACGACGGCACCTTCATCGTCGAAGACACCATGCTTACATTCGGCTGTATCAAGCCACTTCCCGGCACGTTCGTCAAATGGTTTCTCGACGCGCTCCGGCCGGCAGGCCTGGCCGAGCTCGTGACGCACTACGAGGATCATTCTGTCACCAGCCAGGTCACCATCGGATACCGAGACACGGGTGGCGCTACCCATTACTTCTCGGCCCAGCACCACGGGCAAATCGTCGCCCCCCGAGGCGAGAATGGCTTCGGTTTTGACTCCATTTTTCTCGCCGACGGCCAGACCAAAACCAACGCCGAGCTCTCCGCCGACGAAAAGAATGCTTTCAGCGCCCGCGGTCAGGCCGCCCGCCAGCTCGCCGCCCACCTCGCCACCTCTGCATAACCGCAAGCGTTATCCACTATGAAGCCGTCCGCCAATCAGATATAATTCTAGTCTGAAGTGAGGGGAAGTGAGGCTAGGCCGTGGCTGAGTTAGCGTTGTATCGTAAATATCGCAGCGGAAATTTTTCCGAAGTGGTGGGGCAAGATCATGTGGTCCGCACCCTCAAAGCCGCCCTCGAAAGCGGCCGGTTGCGCCATGCCTATCTCTTTACCGGTCCTCGCGGCGTTGGCAAAACCAGTGTCGCCCGACTGCTCGCCCGCGCGCTCAACTGCACTGGTGATCCCAAGCCTTGCAACCAGTGCCCCAATTGCCTCACCGCCATCAACTCATCACTCGACATCA includes:
- a CDS encoding non-canonical purine NTP pyrophosphatase, giving the protein MAKPSASLYFITGNAGKFREIQAVIPEIQQLKLDLDEIQSLDPQVVIEHKLTQAAAHHDGTFIVEDTMLTFGCIKPLPGTFVKWFLDALRPAGLAELVTHYEDHSVTSQVTIGYRDTGGATHYFSAQHHGQIVAPRGENGFGFDSIFLADGQTKTNAELSADEKNAFSARGQAARQLAAHLATSA